In Amia ocellicauda isolate fAmiCal2 chromosome 7, fAmiCal2.hap1, whole genome shotgun sequence, one genomic interval encodes:
- the LOC136753666 gene encoding C-type lectin domain family 4 member E: MTDEVIYTTVKFAPQPKAAEKELGTPPRGVKAAPTPELKGNGTAPPYKWLTVVLTILVLSVIMALGVCCKYYAEKRGDYEILKARFDNLSFHMNATENQNWELNTKYTNLSDAYNALVKSPPENKGCKVCSVGWVYNNGSCYFFSTDAMNWTNSRDDCVRKGGHLVIIESKEEQTFLANYLRKTQDKKYWIGLTDVVTEGVWLWMDNTLLTNSYWLQRTGQPSEPDNWMVEDPSGENCVCLEWSWYDSSCKSVHKRICETRAVSTT; this comes from the exons ATGACGGACGAGGTCATCTACACCACTGTCAAATTCGCCCCACAGCCAAAAGCAGCTGAGAAAGAGCTGGGTACACCACCAAGAG gagTCAAAGCAGCTCCCACTCCAGAGCTCAAGGGGAACGGTACAGCGCCACCTTACAAGTGGTTGACCGTTGTCCTGACCATTCTGGTCCTGTCTGTCATCATGGCTCTGGGAGTCTGTTGTAAATATT ATGCTGAAAAGAGGGGTGATTATGAGATCCTGAAAGCCAGGTTTGACAATCTCTCGTTTCATATGAATGCTACAG AGAACCAAAATTGGGAACTGAATACGAAGTACACAAACCTTTCTGATGCTTATAACGCTCTGGTCAAGAGTCCTCCGG AAAACAAAGGTTGTAAAGTCTGTTCTGTGGGCTGGGTGTACAACAATGGATCGTGTTACTTCTTCTCCACTGATGCAATGAATTGGACTAACAGTCGTGATGACTGTGTCAGAAAGGGGGGGCACCTGGTCATTATAGAGAGTAAGGAGGAACAG ACGTTCTTAGCAAATTATCTTCGGAAAACACAAGATAAAAAGTACTGGATCGGACTGACTGATGTCGTGACGGAAGGAGTCTGGCTCTGGATGGACAACACACTGCTGACCAACTC ATACTGGCTCCAGAGAACCGGtcagcccagcgaacctgataACTGGATGGTGGAAGATCCTTCAGGGgagaattgtgtgtgtctggaaTGGAGTTGGTACGACAGCTCCTGCAAATCAGTTCACAAAAGAATCTGTGAAACAAGAGCAGTTAGCACAACTTAA